A genomic stretch from Rhodomicrobium vannielii ATCC 17100 includes:
- a CDS encoding IS481 family transposase has product MGQILHGSATTTEAVRRAIQHSQESLRALAKRYGINPKTVSKWKKRSSVADVPTGPKEPKSTVLSVEEEAIIVAFRKHTLLPLDDCLYALQATIPHLTRSSLHRCLQRHGISRLPDVEGDKPARKKFKSYPIGYFHVDIAEVQTAEGKLYLYVAIDRTSKFAFVQLVKKTGRTSASAFLVALIEAVPYKIHTVLTDNGIQFTFPPRYADGPTARYMTHMFDMRCSENGIEHRLTKVKHPWTNGQVERMNRTIKEATVKRYHYDRHEQLETHLSDFINAYNFARRLKTLKGLTPYEFICKCWTNEPERFKIDPIHQMPGLNN; this is encoded by the coding sequence ATGGGACAAATTCTTCATGGGAGCGCCACAACGACTGAGGCGGTCCGTCGAGCGATACAGCATAGTCAAGAGAGCTTGAGGGCCCTGGCCAAGCGCTACGGCATCAACCCGAAGACGGTTTCGAAATGGAAGAAGCGCTCATCCGTCGCCGATGTGCCGACTGGACCGAAAGAGCCGAAATCCACGGTTCTGTCGGTCGAGGAAGAGGCGATAATCGTCGCCTTCCGCAAGCATACGCTCTTGCCGCTCGACGATTGCCTCTATGCGCTACAGGCGACGATACCGCATCTGACTCGCTCGTCGCTGCATCGCTGTCTTCAGCGCCACGGTATTTCTCGGCTGCCGGACGTCGAAGGCGACAAGCCCGCCAGGAAGAAGTTCAAGTCCTATCCGATCGGCTATTTTCATGTCGACATAGCCGAAGTGCAGACGGCCGAAGGCAAGCTCTATCTCTACGTCGCCATTGACCGCACGAGCAAATTCGCCTTCGTGCAACTCGTCAAAAAGACCGGCAGGACGTCCGCTTCAGCCTTCCTCGTCGCCCTGATAGAGGCAGTTCCCTACAAGATTCACACGGTGCTCACCGACAACGGCATCCAGTTCACGTTTCCGCCGCGTTATGCCGATGGACCAACGGCCAGATACATGACGCACATGTTCGACATGCGATGCAGCGAGAACGGCATTGAGCACCGCCTCACCAAGGTCAAGCATCCCTGGACAAACGGCCAGGTCGAGCGAATGAACCGGACGATCAAGGAGGCGACGGTCAAACGCTATCACTACGACCGTCACGAGCAGCTCGAAACCCACCTATCGGACTTCATCAACGCCTATAACTTTGCTCGCCGACTAAAGACCCTCAAAGGCCTCACGCCTTATGAGTTCATCTGTAAATGCTGGACGAATGAGCCGGAAAGATTCAAGATCGATCCAATCCATCAAATGCCGGGACTGAACAACTAG